From a region of the Candidatus Pantoea bituminis genome:
- a CDS encoding ABC transporter substrate-binding protein, which produces MRFNPIVTGLLAATLFSAGVAQAKELKSIGVTVGDLANPFFVQITKGAEMKARELAGDKVNVTLVSSGYDLGQQVGQIDNFIAAKVDMIILNAADSKGIAPAVKRARDAGIVVVAVDVAADGANATITSDNTQAGEMACKYISQRLKETGSVVIINGPPVSAVQNRVEGCMTEFKRHPNIKLLSYNQNAKGSREGGLEVMTGLLSANPKIDAVFAINDPTAIGADLAAKQAQRSEFFIVGVDGSPDGEEALKRKNSLFVATPAQDPQVMAAKAVEIGYDILQGKPAPDKPVLIPVSMIDRNNIGGYKGWTVK; this is translated from the coding sequence ATGCGTTTTAATCCGATCGTAACCGGGCTGCTGGCGGCGACGCTGTTCAGTGCTGGCGTGGCTCAGGCGAAAGAACTGAAATCTATCGGCGTGACGGTGGGCGATCTCGCTAACCCGTTCTTCGTACAGATCACCAAAGGCGCGGAGATGAAAGCGCGTGAACTGGCGGGTGACAAAGTCAACGTCACGCTGGTCTCCAGCGGCTACGATCTGGGGCAGCAGGTTGGCCAGATCGATAACTTTATCGCCGCGAAAGTGGACATGATTATCCTCAACGCCGCCGATTCCAAAGGCATTGCACCGGCGGTAAAACGTGCGCGTGATGCTGGCATTGTGGTGGTTGCCGTCGACGTTGCCGCTGATGGCGCCAATGCCACTATTACGTCCGATAACACCCAAGCCGGAGAAATGGCCTGTAAATATATTTCCCAGCGCCTGAAAGAGACCGGCAGCGTGGTGATCATCAACGGCCCACCGGTCTCTGCAGTGCAAAACCGCGTGGAAGGCTGCATGACCGAATTTAAACGTCATCCCAACATCAAGCTGCTTTCCTATAACCAAAACGCCAAAGGCAGCCGTGAAGGCGGCTTGGAAGTGATGACCGGTTTGCTCTCAGCTAATCCAAAAATTGATGCAGTTTTTGCCATTAACGATCCCACCGCGATCGGTGCCGATCTGGCGGCGAAACAGGCCCAGCGCAGCGAATTCTTTATTGTTGGTGTCGATGGATCACCGGATGGCGAAGAGGCGCTGAAGCGTAAAAATTCCCTGTTTGTCGCAACGCCCGCGCAGGATCCACAAGTGATGGCGGCGAAAGCGGTGGAAATTGGCTACGACATTCTGCAAGGCAAACCGGCGCCGGATAAACCGGTGTTGATTCCGGTCAGCATGATCGATCGCAACAACATCGGCGGCTACAAAGGCTGGACGGTGAAATAA
- a CDS encoding D-lyxose/D-mannose isomerase translates to MQRSEVNTILQLTREFFMRQDVHLPPWADYGLSQWRALDRASASELLALHLGWDVTSFGEDDFQQTGLTLFTLRNGSPGGKPWHKPYAEKIMHVREAQVTPMHYHPQKMEDIINRGGGNLIVTLHNRDGDGLANTPVNVTLDGLSQTHAAGSQLRLSPGESVTLVPGIWHSFWGEEGLGDVLVGEVSMPNDDDHDNVFLTPLARFNPIDEDEQPRWLLCNEYDRWLT, encoded by the coding sequence ATGCAACGTTCCGAAGTCAACACCATCTTGCAACTGACGCGTGAGTTCTTTATGCGTCAGGACGTTCATTTGCCGCCATGGGCAGATTACGGCCTCAGCCAGTGGCGTGCGCTTGATCGCGCTTCAGCATCAGAATTGCTGGCGCTGCATCTCGGCTGGGATGTGACCAGCTTTGGCGAAGATGATTTCCAGCAAACCGGCCTGACGCTGTTCACCCTGCGCAACGGATCGCCGGGCGGAAAACCCTGGCACAAACCCTACGCCGAAAAGATCATGCACGTGCGTGAAGCTCAGGTGACGCCGATGCATTATCACCCGCAAAAGATGGAAGACATTATCAATCGTGGTGGCGGCAATCTTATCGTCACGCTGCACAACCGCGACGGTGATGGCCTGGCGAACACACCCGTCAACGTCACGCTGGATGGCCTCAGCCAAACGCATGCCGCCGGTTCACAGCTGCGTTTATCGCCAGGCGAAAGCGTTACGCTGGTGCCGGGCATCTGGCACAGCTTCTGGGGCGAAGAGGGATTAGGTGATGTGCTGGTAGGCGAAGTTTCAATGCCCAATGACGACGACCATGACAACGTGTTTCTTACGCCGCTGGCACGCTTCAATCCGATTGATGAGGATGAACAACCGCGCTGGCTGCTCTGTAACGAATATGACCGCTGGCTAACCTGA
- a CDS encoding ATP-binding protein codes for MQRDYPWQAGARGRLLLFNLLVVCVTLMVSAVAILGFRHAGAIQEQAQAQTLADMNGSLALARDTANVATAAVRLSQVVGALEYQSESLRLQQNQQALQQSLSLLANAPMASRQPERVARIRARSLMLEQTITQLLRTGHQRHLQRNLMLSGLWQSQLLLSHINQIALKNAALAPNAALRQQTERLLTVAIRTPSPVAAIDQLGEVMMAWRSAPAHGVLADHVQRLLTAQQQLVPLATDLEQSDLAIAYATYRIKALVAMLNEDITAYVQQVAQQSETRTLATHQELDSIIGFIALFVLLALAITCYAGYYIYRNLGSSLTAIAGAMTRLAQGEQNVSVPGLQRRDELGDLARAFNVFARNTASLAHTSRLLKEKSNQLESTFLAMRDGFALFDNSGRLVVWNAQYAELLGIAPRDLHRGLHYQLLLQRLEIHLHGLGEPQEIRLADGRTLELRFSPVPRRGMVNTVLERSARKALEEALVHSQKMKAVGQLTGGIAHDFNNLLAVIIGSLALTQGQLPPGPLASRIDRARQAADRAALLTQRLLAFSRKQALHPNAVSVVTLVDNLQGLLQHSLLPGQQLVIDAQRPGWPAWIDASQLENALMNLVVNARDAMAQQSGEIRLRIWNQRRLEQGEKRDRVTIEVIDHGSGMSSEVREQVFEPFFTTKATGSGSGLGLSMVYGFVRQSGGQIELETAPGQGTTVRLLLPRAPETAATAAVVAPPQPDAAGDRLVLVVDDEPAVRQTLCEHLHQLGYLTLECGDGESALNLLRQTPDIDLLISDLMLPGEINGAEVIRQAQQNWPQLATLLISGQDLRHQPVTLPLCERLAKPWQEAQLVQALQRAWQRSERLSRAQQAATAAPFSQ; via the coding sequence ATGCAGCGCGATTATCCATGGCAGGCCGGGGCCCGAGGCCGCCTGCTGCTGTTCAACTTGCTGGTGGTCTGCGTCACGCTCATGGTGAGCGCGGTCGCGATTCTCGGGTTTCGCCACGCCGGGGCGATTCAGGAGCAGGCGCAGGCGCAAACGCTGGCGGACATGAACGGCAGCCTGGCGCTGGCGCGTGATACCGCCAATGTCGCCACCGCGGCGGTACGGTTGTCACAGGTGGTGGGCGCGCTGGAATACCAAAGTGAATCGTTGCGCCTGCAGCAAAATCAGCAGGCGCTGCAACAGTCGCTCTCCTTACTGGCGAATGCCCCGATGGCGTCACGCCAGCCAGAGCGGGTAGCGCGTATTCGCGCGCGCAGCCTGATGCTGGAGCAAACCATTACTCAGCTATTGCGCACCGGGCATCAGCGCCATCTGCAACGTAACCTGATGCTCAGCGGCCTGTGGCAATCCCAACTGCTGCTCAGTCATATTAATCAGATCGCCTTAAAAAATGCGGCGCTTGCCCCGAATGCCGCGCTGCGTCAACAGACTGAGCGACTGCTTACCGTGGCGATTCGCACGCCTTCACCGGTCGCCGCCATCGATCAATTAGGTGAAGTGATGATGGCGTGGCGCAGCGCGCCTGCTCACGGCGTGCTGGCAGATCACGTGCAACGCTTATTAACGGCCCAGCAGCAACTGGTGCCGCTGGCGACGGATCTGGAGCAGAGTGATTTAGCCATTGCCTACGCGACCTATCGCATCAAAGCGCTGGTGGCGATGCTCAATGAAGACATCACCGCCTATGTGCAGCAAGTGGCGCAGCAGAGCGAAACGCGCACTTTGGCCACCCATCAGGAGCTTGATTCAATCATCGGGTTTATCGCGCTGTTTGTGCTGCTGGCGCTGGCGATTACCTGCTACGCCGGTTATTACATTTATCGCAATTTAGGTTCCAGCCTGACGGCGATTGCCGGGGCGATGACGCGATTAGCGCAAGGCGAACAGAATGTCAGCGTGCCCGGGCTGCAACGTCGCGATGAGCTGGGCGATTTGGCCCGCGCCTTTAACGTATTTGCGCGTAACACCGCGTCGCTGGCCCACACTTCACGCCTGTTGAAAGAGAAAAGTAATCAGCTTGAATCGACCTTTCTGGCGATGCGCGATGGCTTTGCGCTGTTTGATAACAGCGGGCGATTAGTGGTGTGGAATGCGCAATACGCCGAGCTGTTGGGCATTGCGCCGCGTGATCTGCATCGTGGGCTGCATTACCAACTGCTGTTACAGCGGCTGGAGATTCATCTGCACGGATTGGGTGAGCCGCAGGAGATCCGGCTGGCTGACGGCCGCACGCTGGAGTTGCGTTTCAGCCCGGTACCACGGCGCGGCATGGTGAATACCGTGCTGGAGCGCAGCGCGCGTAAAGCGTTGGAAGAAGCGCTGGTGCACAGTCAAAAAATGAAAGCGGTCGGTCAGCTGACCGGTGGCATTGCCCATGATTTTAACAATCTGCTGGCGGTGATCATCGGCAGCCTGGCGTTAACCCAAGGCCAACTGCCGCCGGGGCCACTTGCCAGCCGCATTGATCGTGCCCGTCAGGCCGCCGATCGGGCTGCGCTGCTGACCCAGCGCCTGTTGGCTTTTTCTCGTAAACAGGCGCTGCATCCCAATGCGGTGTCGGTGGTAACGCTGGTGGATAACCTGCAAGGCCTGTTGCAGCATTCGCTGTTGCCCGGACAACAGCTGGTGATTGATGCCCAGCGTCCTGGCTGGCCCGCGTGGATCGACGCCAGTCAGTTAGAGAATGCGTTGATGAATTTGGTGGTCAACGCGCGCGATGCGATGGCACAGCAAAGCGGTGAGATTCGCCTGCGTATCTGGAATCAGCGGCGTCTGGAACAGGGCGAGAAGCGCGACAGGGTGACAATTGAGGTGATTGATCACGGCAGCGGTATGTCATCGGAGGTGCGCGAACAGGTGTTTGAGCCGTTCTTCACCACCAAAGCTACCGGCAGTGGCAGCGGATTGGGTTTGTCGATGGTGTACGGTTTTGTTCGCCAATCGGGCGGACAAATTGAACTGGAAACTGCGCCGGGGCAAGGCACAACTGTTCGCCTGCTATTGCCACGCGCACCTGAAACCGCCGCCACCGCCGCCGTTGTCGCGCCACCGCAACCCGACGCGGCGGGCGATCGGCTGGTGTTAGTCGTAGATGATGAACCGGCGGTGCGGCAAACCTTATGCGAACATCTGCATCAGCTGGGCTATTTGACACTGGAGTGCGGCGATGGCGAAAGCGCGTTGAATCTGCTGCGCCAGACGCCGGATATCGATCTGCTGATCAGTGATTTGATGCTACCGGGTGAAATCAACGGGGCGGAGGTGATTCGCCAGGCGCAGCAGAACTGGCCGCAGTTGGCGACGCTGTTAATCAGCGGTCAGGATCTGCGCCACCAGCCCGTGACGCTACCGCTGTGTGAACGGTTGGCGAAACCCTGGCAGGAGGCGCAATTAGTGCAGGCGTTACAGCGCGCATGGCAGCGCAGCGAGCGGCTTAGTCGTGCGCAGCAGGCTGCCACAGCGGCACCGTTTTCCCAATAA
- a CDS encoding ABC transporter permease subunit — MTAPTARAKAPTLKRALMGDLLQTIGILPILILIVAIFGFVAPNFFTEANLLNITRQASINIVLAAGMTFVILTGGIDLSVGSMLGTTAVVALVASLDPMLASLTIPMALGAGLIMGLFNGILVAWAGLPPFIVTLGTYTALRGAAYLLADGTTVINSDINFEWIGNGYLGPVPWLIVIAFAVIALCWFILRRTTLGVHIYAVGGNMQAARLTGIKVGVVLAFVYGMSGLLSGLGGLMSASRLYSANGNLGVGYELDAIAAVILGGTSFVGGIGTITGTLIGALIIATLNNGMTLMGVSYFWQLVIKGAVIIIAVLIDKYRTRHHVS; from the coding sequence ATGACAGCACCAACCGCACGCGCCAAAGCGCCGACACTGAAACGCGCCCTGATGGGCGATTTGCTGCAAACCATCGGTATCTTGCCGATCTTGATCCTGATCGTCGCGATTTTTGGTTTTGTGGCACCTAACTTTTTTACTGAAGCAAACCTGCTGAACATTACGCGTCAGGCCTCCATCAATATCGTGCTGGCGGCGGGAATGACCTTTGTGATTCTGACCGGCGGGATTGATCTGTCAGTGGGATCGATGCTCGGCACCACTGCGGTGGTGGCGCTGGTGGCGTCGTTGGATCCGATGCTGGCCTCGTTGACGATTCCCATGGCGCTCGGCGCCGGGCTGATAATGGGGCTATTCAACGGCATTTTAGTGGCATGGGCCGGACTGCCACCGTTTATTGTCACGCTCGGTACTTACACCGCATTGCGTGGTGCCGCCTATTTGCTGGCGGATGGCACCACGGTCATCAACTCCGATATTAATTTTGAATGGATAGGCAACGGTTATCTCGGCCCGGTGCCGTGGCTGATTGTGATCGCTTTTGCGGTGATTGCGCTGTGTTGGTTTATTTTGCGCCGCACCACGCTGGGCGTTCACATCTACGCGGTTGGCGGCAACATGCAAGCCGCGCGGTTAACCGGGATTAAAGTCGGCGTGGTATTGGCGTTTGTTTATGGCATGAGCGGCTTGCTATCAGGTTTGGGCGGATTGATGAGCGCGTCACGGCTGTATAGCGCCAACGGCAACTTAGGCGTGGGCTATGAGCTGGATGCGATTGCAGCGGTGATCCTCGGCGGCACCAGTTTTGTCGGCGGTATTGGCACCATCACCGGCACGCTGATTGGCGCGCTGATTATCGCGACGCTGAACAACGGCATGACGCTGATGGGGGTTTCCTATTTCTGGCAGTTGGTGATCAAGGGCGCGGTGATCATTATCGCGGTATTGATCGATAAATATCGTACACGTCATCACGTGAGTTGA
- a CDS encoding ketose 1,6-bisphosphate aldolase, translated as MALISLAQGLAHAQQHGYALGAFNVIDTHFLRALFKAAEQQRSPFIINIAEVHFKYITLDHLVEAVRFEAAKHAIPVVLNLDHGLHFEAVMQAIRLGFTSVMFDGSTLSYEENLRQTREVVKIAHAVGVSVEAELGAVGGDEGGALFGEADSAKFTDPNLAAEFVRETGIDTLAVAIGNAHGKYKGEPKLDFERLAAIRQQAGVPLVLHGGSGISDADFRRAIELGIHKINFYTGMSQAALGAIDQCMSSRNTRYDEFAEMLMAVETAISEIVMQQMQIFGSSGKA; from the coding sequence ATGGCATTGATCTCTTTAGCGCAGGGTTTGGCCCACGCGCAGCAACACGGTTATGCGCTGGGTGCATTTAATGTTATCGACACCCATTTTCTGCGTGCGCTGTTCAAGGCAGCCGAGCAGCAGCGTTCGCCGTTTATCATCAATATCGCGGAGGTGCATTTCAAATACATCACCCTTGATCATCTGGTGGAAGCGGTGCGTTTTGAAGCGGCGAAACATGCTATTCCGGTGGTGCTGAATCTCGATCACGGCCTGCATTTTGAGGCGGTGATGCAGGCGATTCGCCTGGGCTTTACCTCGGTAATGTTTGATGGTTCAACGCTGAGTTATGAAGAGAACCTACGTCAGACACGAGAAGTAGTGAAGATTGCGCATGCGGTAGGCGTGTCGGTGGAAGCGGAGTTGGGTGCAGTGGGCGGCGATGAAGGCGGCGCACTGTTTGGCGAAGCGGACAGCGCAAAATTTACCGACCCGAACCTCGCGGCCGAATTTGTGCGAGAAACCGGTATCGACACTTTAGCGGTGGCGATTGGCAATGCGCATGGCAAATACAAAGGCGAGCCGAAACTCGACTTTGAGCGGCTGGCAGCGATACGTCAGCAGGCGGGCGTGCCGCTGGTGTTACACGGTGGATCAGGGATCAGCGACGCCGATTTCCGTCGCGCTATTGAACTGGGCATTCATAAAATCAACTTTTATACCGGCATGTCGCAGGCGGCGCTGGGCGCGATCGATCAGTGTATGTCTTCGCGTAACACGCGCTACGACGAGTTTGCTGAAATGTTGATGGCAGTGGAAACGGCGATCAGCGAGATTGTCATGCAACAGATGCAGATTTTCGGCAGCAGCGGGAAGGCGTGA
- a CDS encoding carbohydrate kinase family protein, giving the protein MAGRSGILAAGIMLVDYVHRINLWPQQGWLAEVSHSEKAAGGAPLNVLVTLSRMQCQLPLAAIGLLGEDADGDYLMQVMDEAQIDRRAVQRSQTLATSTSQVMTAPDGQRTFFYAPGANRQLDIPHFDALNDRYRIFHLGYLLLLESLDHADETFGTRSARLLAMMQQRGYYTSLDLVSRAGDNRPLILPSLRWLDYLIINELEAEALTGITLRGSEGIQPPDAFAAAAQWLMEQGVRQRVIIHAPEGAWGREVNGAGVWQSSWQLSAEEIVGSVGAGDAFCAGVLYATHQGFDMLTTLRLAHTCACFNLHAANAIDGIRPLDEMQRWMDQAICVESRAVSGFTTSAEKT; this is encoded by the coding sequence ATGGCGGGGCGCAGCGGCATCCTGGCCGCCGGTATCATGCTGGTGGACTACGTTCACCGCATCAATCTCTGGCCTCAACAAGGCTGGCTGGCCGAAGTCAGCCACAGTGAAAAAGCGGCAGGCGGTGCGCCGCTTAATGTTCTGGTGACACTGTCACGTATGCAGTGCCAATTGCCGCTGGCGGCGATTGGCTTGCTAGGCGAAGATGCCGACGGCGATTACCTGATGCAGGTGATGGATGAGGCGCAGATTGATCGGCGTGCGGTACAGCGTTCGCAAACGCTAGCGACGTCTACCAGCCAGGTAATGACCGCGCCCGATGGTCAGCGCACCTTTTTCTACGCGCCAGGCGCCAATCGCCAGCTGGATATTCCTCATTTTGACGCGCTAAACGATCGCTATCGCATATTTCATTTGGGTTATTTGCTGCTGCTGGAAAGCCTCGACCACGCTGATGAAACGTTTGGTACACGCAGTGCACGATTACTGGCAATGATGCAGCAGCGTGGTTATTACACCTCTTTAGATTTGGTCTCTCGCGCTGGCGATAATCGTCCGCTGATTCTGCCGTCGCTGCGCTGGCTGGATTATCTGATCATTAATGAACTGGAAGCGGAGGCGCTAACGGGTATTACGTTGCGAGGCAGTGAAGGCATCCAGCCGCCTGACGCATTCGCCGCTGCCGCCCAGTGGCTGATGGAGCAAGGCGTGCGGCAACGGGTGATTATTCATGCGCCTGAAGGGGCGTGGGGACGCGAGGTCAACGGCGCGGGTGTTTGGCAATCTTCATGGCAGCTTAGCGCGGAAGAGATTGTGGGAAGCGTGGGCGCAGGCGATGCCTTTTGCGCAGGCGTGTTGTACGCCACACATCAAGGCTTTGATATGTTGACGACGCTGCGACTGGCGCACACCTGCGCCTGTTTTAATCTGCACGCCGCCAATGCCATTGACGGCATTCGTCCACTTGATGAGATGCAGCGCTGGATGGATCAGGCGATCTGCGTGGAGAGCCGCGCCGTTTCTGGTTTCACCACATCCGCAGAAAAAACGTAA
- the phnE gene encoding phosphonate ABC transporter, permease protein PhnE: protein MIALAPDVAKLKQQHSALFALQNRYLRRIGLIALAVLLYYLFFFSVFGIEWSRLENGVQQLGRYFLRMFVWQDFANWPFGYYLSQIGITLAIVFAGTITASIIALPLSFLAARNVMHTRISWPIALLVRRMFDLLRGVDMAIWGLIFVRAVGMGPLAGVLAIVMQDVGLLGKLYSEGHEAVERSPSRGLGALGANSLQKHRFGIFTQSFPSFLALSLYQIESNTRSAAVLGFVGAGGVGLVYAENMRLWNWDVVMFITLILVVIVMVMDAISSRLRKRYIIGKTVPLWQPAAHD, encoded by the coding sequence ATGATTGCGCTTGCACCCGATGTCGCGAAACTCAAGCAGCAACACAGCGCGTTGTTTGCCCTACAAAACCGTTATCTGCGCCGCATTGGCCTGATTGCCCTGGCGGTGCTGCTTTATTACCTGTTCTTTTTTTCTGTTTTCGGCATTGAGTGGAGCCGGCTGGAAAACGGCGTTCAACAGTTAGGCCGCTATTTTCTGCGCATGTTTGTCTGGCAGGATTTCGCTAACTGGCCGTTTGGTTATTATCTGTCCCAGATAGGGATTACGCTGGCGATTGTGTTTGCTGGCACGATTACCGCCTCGATCATCGCCTTGCCGCTGTCGTTTCTGGCGGCACGCAACGTGATGCACACGCGCATCAGCTGGCCGATTGCGCTGTTGGTTCGTCGAATGTTTGACCTGCTGCGCGGCGTGGATATGGCAATTTGGGGGCTGATCTTTGTGCGTGCGGTAGGCATGGGGCCGCTGGCAGGCGTGTTGGCGATTGTGATGCAAGATGTGGGGCTGCTCGGCAAACTTTATTCCGAAGGGCACGAAGCGGTAGAGCGCTCACCAAGTCGTGGCCTGGGCGCATTGGGCGCAAACAGTTTGCAAAAACATCGCTTCGGCATCTTTACCCAATCCTTCCCCAGTTTCCTGGCGCTGAGCCTCTATCAGATTGAATCCAATACCCGATCGGCGGCGGTGTTGGGTTTTGTCGGCGCGGGCGGCGTGGGGCTGGTTTACGCCGAAAACATGCGTCTGTGGAATTGGGACGTAGTGATGTTTATTACCCTGATTTTGGTGGTGATAGTGATGGTGATGGATGCGATCTCCAGCCGCCTACGCAAACGCTACATTATTGGGAAAACGGTGCCGCTGTGGCAGCCTGCTGCGCACGACTAA
- the phnD gene encoding phosphonate ABC transporter substrate-binding protein: MKLTSLALVTGALMTFGVNAADAPKQLNLGILGGQNATQQIGDNQCVKSFFDKELNVDTQMRNASDYSGVIQGLLGGKIDMVLSMSPASFASVYLQDPKAVDVVGIVVDDKDQSRGYHSVVVVKADSPYKKLEDLKGKAFGMADPDSTSGFLMPNQAFKKEFGGSVDDKYNNFFSSVTFSGGHEQDILGVLNDQFAGAVTWTSLVGDRSTGYTSGAFTRMMRMDQPDLMNKIRIIWQSPLIPNGPVLVSNKLPAEFKAKVVAAIKKLDKEDHACFVKAVGGEQHIGEATLADYQNVIDMKRDLMKGSRG, translated from the coding sequence ATGAAACTGACTTCATTAGCTTTAGTGACTGGCGCTTTGATGACCTTTGGCGTTAACGCAGCGGATGCACCGAAACAGCTGAATCTGGGCATTTTAGGCGGTCAAAACGCCACCCAGCAGATTGGCGATAATCAGTGTGTAAAAAGCTTTTTTGATAAAGAGCTGAACGTGGATACGCAGATGCGTAACGCGTCAGACTATTCGGGCGTGATTCAGGGGCTGCTGGGCGGCAAGATTGATATGGTACTGAGCATGTCGCCCGCGTCGTTTGCCTCAGTTTATCTGCAAGATCCAAAAGCGGTAGATGTCGTGGGCATTGTGGTGGATGACAAAGATCAGTCCCGCGGTTATCACTCGGTGGTGGTGGTGAAAGCCGACAGCCCGTACAAAAAGTTGGAAGATTTGAAAGGCAAAGCTTTTGGGATGGCGGATCCCGATTCGACGTCGGGCTTCCTGATGCCGAACCAGGCATTTAAGAAAGAGTTTGGCGGCAGCGTCGATGACAAATACAACAATTTCTTCTCCAGCGTCACCTTTTCTGGCGGCCACGAGCAGGACATTCTCGGTGTGTTAAACGATCAGTTTGCCGGTGCAGTGACCTGGACGTCGCTGGTGGGCGATCGCAGCACCGGTTATACCTCGGGTGCCTTTACCCGAATGATGCGTATGGATCAGCCCGATTTAATGAACAAAATCCGCATTATCTGGCAGTCGCCGCTGATTCCTAACGGCCCGGTGCTGGTCAGCAATAAGCTGCCGGCAGAGTTCAAAGCCAAAGTAGTGGCGGCGATCAAAAAGCTGGATAAAGAAGATCACGCCTGTTTCGTGAAAGCGGTGGGCGGAGAGCAGCATATTGGTGAAGCAACGCTAGCGGATTATCAGAATGTGATTGATATGAAGCGTGACCTGATGAAGGGCAGCCGCGGTTAA
- a CDS encoding sugar ABC transporter ATP-binding protein, producing the protein MTATPILEMRKITRRFGNFYALKGVDLTVYPGEVHALMGENGAGKSTLMKILAGAYSASSGEILIDGKAYTLKGPKEALAAGITLIYQEINLAPNLTVAENIFLGSEITRGGMVKRRQMADEAQQVIDRLGAQFSANDLVNRLSIAEQQQVEIARALHRNSRILVMDEPTAALSNRETEQLFALIKRLRGEGMAIIYISHRMAEVYELSDRVSVLRDGEYVGSLTRENLNASELVRMMVGRPLSDLFNKDRNIAMGDIRLAVNHLGDGGKVHPSSLAVRAGEIVGLAGLVGAGRSELAQLIFGVHKPKEGEIWVDGQKVTIHSPRDAIARGIGFLTENRKEQGLFLEMAAMENIVMATLERDANYGLLDRRKGQKIANDAIANLNIRVPHAQVRAGGLSGGNQQKLLISRWVSIGPRILILDEPTRGVDVGAKSEIYRMMQEMARQGVAILMISSELPEVVGMSDRVYVMREGSIAGELEGDNISQENIMTLATGAHSASPLEV; encoded by the coding sequence ATGACAGCCACACCAATACTGGAAATGCGGAAAATCACCCGCCGCTTCGGCAATTTCTACGCCTTGAAAGGTGTTGATCTCACGGTTTATCCTGGTGAAGTTCACGCGCTGATGGGGGAGAACGGAGCCGGAAAAAGCACCTTGATGAAAATCCTGGCAGGAGCCTATAGCGCCAGCAGCGGGGAAATTTTAATTGACGGCAAAGCCTACACGCTTAAAGGGCCCAAAGAGGCGTTAGCGGCAGGCATCACCCTGATTTATCAGGAAATCAATCTGGCACCGAATCTCACGGTGGCGGAAAACATCTTTCTTGGCAGTGAAATCACCCGAGGCGGCATGGTGAAGCGGCGCCAAATGGCCGATGAGGCGCAGCAGGTGATTGATCGACTGGGCGCGCAGTTCAGCGCCAACGACCTTGTTAACCGCCTCAGTATTGCTGAACAACAGCAGGTGGAAATCGCCCGAGCGCTGCATCGCAACAGCCGCATTTTGGTGATGGATGAGCCTACCGCTGCACTCTCTAACCGCGAAACCGAGCAGCTGTTTGCGCTGATCAAGCGCCTGCGCGGTGAAGGCATGGCGATCATCTATATCAGTCATCGCATGGCGGAAGTTTATGAGCTGTCGGATCGCGTCAGCGTGCTGCGCGATGGCGAATATGTTGGCAGCCTGACGCGGGAGAATCTCAACGCCAGTGAGCTGGTGCGCATGATGGTCGGCAGGCCGCTCAGCGATCTGTTCAATAAAGACCGCAACATTGCGATGGGTGATATTCGCCTGGCGGTGAATCACCTTGGCGATGGAGGCAAAGTGCATCCCAGCAGCCTGGCCGTGCGCGCGGGCGAAATCGTGGGGTTAGCCGGGCTGGTCGGTGCCGGACGCAGTGAGCTGGCGCAGCTGATCTTTGGCGTGCATAAGCCGAAAGAGGGCGAAATCTGGGTGGATGGTCAAAAAGTCACGATTCATTCGCCCCGTGATGCGATTGCGCGCGGCATCGGTTTTCTTACCGAGAACCGCAAGGAACAAGGTCTGTTTCTGGAGATGGCGGCGATGGAGAACATTGTGATGGCCACGCTAGAACGCGATGCCAATTATGGCCTGCTTGATCGTCGCAAAGGGCAAAAAATCGCTAATGATGCCATTGCCAACCTCAACATTCGTGTGCCGCATGCGCAAGTGCGGGCCGGCGGTTTGTCTGGCGGTAATCAGCAGAAGCTGTTGATTTCGCGCTGGGTCTCAATTGGCCCACGTATCTTGATTCTCGACGAACCGACGCGCGGCGTTGACGTCGGAGCCAAAAGTGAAATTTATCGCATGATGCAGGAGATGGCGCGCCAGGGCGTGGCGATATTAATGATCTCCAGCGAGCTGCCGGAGGTGGTGGGTATGAGCGACCGCGTTTACGTGATGCGCGAAGGCAGCATCGCTGGTGAGCTGGAAGGCGACAACATCAGTCAGGAAAACATTATGACGCTGGCAACCGGTGCGCACAGCGCATCCCCGCTTGAAGTGTGA